A stretch of the Bacillus anthracis str. Vollum genome encodes the following:
- a CDS encoding Gly-Xaa-Xaa repeat protein — MNNKNKGKVFYGNDCCEVRACSHINISKSELTEFVRLLQALGQAIQAVFQNPSQTNINNLIAALNNLQKFLNCLDLSPAQKQIGNSIIANLLTILRTTPFSCGALYVELQSLLNYLLYIAKLFKVDCCTIDKLVRLITEIQTILVQYGSGCLGGGGATGAQGAQGPAGTPIPVTIAAIGNSNAQTISPGTNIQFNQVFEINNINFNDTADTLTILETGVYDISFSASTTFPGSSPFGFGISFNGQPPTRNFSTNVIGSAVSFSTIVTLEAGTTISVQPTANTISIPNTGDTTATLSVFRIY; from the coding sequence ATGAACAATAAAAATAAAGGAAAAGTATTTTATGGTAATGATTGTTGCGAAGTAAGAGCTTGTAGTCATATTAACATCTCTAAGTCCGAACTTACAGAATTCGTTAGACTTCTTCAAGCTCTTGGCCAAGCTATTCAAGCTGTCTTTCAGAACCCTTCTCAAACTAATATCAATAACTTGATAGCTGCGCTCAATAACTTACAAAAGTTCCTCAATTGCTTAGATTTATCCCCAGCACAAAAACAAATTGGAAATTCTATCATTGCTAATTTATTAACTATTTTAAGAACAACACCTTTCTCATGCGGAGCATTATACGTTGAGCTACAAAGCTTGCTTAATTATTTATTGTATATCGCTAAGTTATTCAAAGTAGATTGTTGTACGATTGACAAACTAGTTAGACTCATAACAGAGATCCAAACTATTCTAGTTCAATACGGATCAGGTTGCCTTGGAGGCGGAGGCGCTACTGGTGCGCAAGGTGCTCAAGGACCAGCGGGTACACCAATTCCTGTAACGATTGCGGCAATCGGAAACTCCAATGCTCAAACAATATCCCCTGGAACAAACATCCAATTTAATCAAGTTTTCGAAATAAATAACATTAATTTTAATGACACTGCAGATACTTTAACAATTTTAGAAACAGGCGTATATGATATTAGTTTCTCAGCGTCTACAACTTTCCCAGGATCTTCACCATTTGGATTCGGTATTTCATTCAATGGTCAACCACCTACTCGTAATTTCTCAACTAACGTTATCGGTAGTGCTGTATCGTTCTCTACAATCGTTACTTTAGAAGCTGGTACAACAATTTCTGTACAACCTACAGCAAACACTATTTCTATTCCTAACACAGGCGATACAACAGCAACACTATCTGTATTCCGAATTTACTAA
- a CDS encoding ATP-binding protein, giving the protein MLPNDDIISHEKRIEELENKVRFYEELVNQLPHHFTYKNPHIGLQIKKTRSTHSIQNIQKENKEADFQLTCDSLFLFKQLETYFIHIFDAFSHHVTFVDNKGNITLCNQAAADDFGVVRNDIIGKPIQQLLKLPEEKIKALETLRTGTEIYNEEVLDKNYGILNNRIIRDYNGEIFRVISVFHYLNTERDAEKFSLAGRIAAGIAHEVRNPLTTVRGYLQFLQENVSPSNKELFKNLLIPELDRANSIITKFLSISKTREFTREPFPINTFLREYIQQLLASEVFLHNISIDYNFSTELDDILVHIDRHELVQVFLNLFQNAVDAQGEKKLSIQITSYRLDNFVRITFTDNGTGIPPAIQEYIFDPFFSTKDSGTGLGLSVTKKIIQNHNGTLKMTSNEDGTTFTISIPILPKTALERLN; this is encoded by the coding sequence ATGCTTCCAAACGATGATATTATATCTCATGAAAAACGAATAGAAGAACTAGAGAATAAAGTGCGTTTTTATGAAGAACTTGTAAATCAATTACCACATCATTTCACATATAAAAATCCACATATTGGTTTACAAATAAAGAAAACGAGATCGACTCATTCCATTCAAAACATACAAAAAGAGAATAAAGAGGCTGACTTTCAACTTACTTGCGATTCATTATTTTTATTTAAACAACTTGAAACATACTTTATTCATATTTTTGATGCTTTTTCACATCATGTAACCTTTGTTGATAATAAAGGAAATATAACTTTATGTAATCAGGCTGCAGCAGATGATTTTGGTGTAGTACGAAATGATATAATTGGAAAACCAATTCAACAATTACTAAAATTGCCTGAAGAAAAAATTAAAGCTCTAGAAACATTAAGAACAGGCACAGAAATATATAATGAAGAAGTCTTAGACAAAAACTATGGCATTTTAAATAACCGAATTATTCGTGATTATAACGGAGAGATTTTTAGGGTTATTAGTGTTTTTCATTATTTAAACACAGAACGTGATGCAGAAAAATTTTCGTTAGCAGGGCGAATCGCAGCTGGTATTGCACATGAAGTACGTAACCCTCTTACAACCGTACGAGGATATTTACAATTTTTACAAGAAAATGTTTCTCCATCTAATAAAGAACTATTTAAAAACTTACTTATTCCTGAATTAGATCGCGCAAATAGTATCATTACAAAATTTTTATCTATTTCAAAAACACGCGAATTTACAAGAGAACCCTTTCCCATTAATACATTTTTACGTGAGTATATTCAACAGTTACTAGCTAGTGAAGTCTTTTTACATAACATTTCAATTGATTATAATTTTTCTACTGAATTAGATGATATTTTAGTTCATATTGATCGCCATGAACTTGTACAAGTTTTTTTAAACTTATTCCAGAACGCTGTCGATGCTCAAGGAGAAAAAAAACTTTCTATACAAATCACTAGTTACCGCCTTGATAATTTTGTTCGTATTACTTTCACTGATAATGGGACTGGTATTCCACCAGCGATTCAAGAATATATCTTTGATCCATTCTTCTCAACAAAAGATTCCGGCACAGGTTTGGGCTTGTCAGTAACGAAAAAAATTATCCAAAATCATAATGGTACATTAAAAATGACTAGTAATGAAGATGGTACTACTTTTACTATTTCAATTCCAATCTTACCTAAAACAGCCCTTGAAAGATTAAATTAA
- a CDS encoding DUF72 domain-containing protein, translating to MLFIGVTGWGDHDSLYIDPYENRNKLRTYSEYFPIVEVDSSFYAMQPERNYTKWAMETPKDFSFIVKAYQGMTGHMKGEIPFSTFDEMFDVYKQSILPLIEASKLKTILFQYPPWFDCKKKNVDFLRYTKEKMEGLPCAIEFRNQTWFYPEMRDKTLQFLEQEKWIHTICDEPQAGMGSVPLVLEVTSAEMVLIRFHGRNVHGWLDKGENWRAVRCLYRYNNKELEEWVERLEQLKKKTKDIYVLFNNNSGGDAADNAKQLMKMMNITYGEPKPEQLNLFE from the coding sequence TTGCTTTTCATTGGAGTAACAGGGTGGGGAGATCATGATTCTTTATATATAGACCCCTATGAAAATAGAAATAAATTACGAACATATAGTGAGTATTTTCCTATAGTAGAAGTGGACAGTTCGTTTTATGCGATGCAACCTGAACGAAATTATACAAAATGGGCAATGGAAACACCGAAAGATTTTTCTTTTATCGTAAAAGCATATCAAGGAATGACAGGACATATGAAAGGAGAGATTCCTTTTTCTACGTTCGATGAGATGTTTGATGTATATAAACAATCTATTCTTCCTTTAATTGAAGCTAGTAAATTAAAAACGATTTTATTTCAATATCCACCATGGTTTGATTGTAAAAAGAAGAATGTAGATTTTCTCCGATATACGAAAGAAAAAATGGAAGGTTTGCCGTGTGCGATAGAATTTCGAAATCAAACATGGTTTTATCCAGAAATGAGAGATAAGACGTTACAGTTTCTAGAGCAGGAGAAATGGATTCATACAATTTGTGATGAGCCACAGGCAGGGATGGGGTCAGTACCGCTCGTATTAGAAGTAACGAGTGCAGAGATGGTGTTAATACGCTTCCATGGCCGGAATGTTCATGGCTGGCTTGATAAAGGAGAAAATTGGAGAGCGGTTCGTTGCTTATATCGCTATAACAATAAAGAATTAGAAGAATGGGTAGAAAGACTAGAACAATTAAAAAAGAAGACAAAGGACATATATGTACTATTTAACAATAATTCAGGCGGAGATGCAGCTGATAATGCGAAACAGCTTATGAAAATGATGAACATTACATATGGTGAGCCAAAGCCTGAGCAATTAAATTTGTTTGAGTGA
- a CDS encoding DUF3924 domain-containing protein: MNTLTIELPKETAEKLDLLKQAYEKKTGASISESTLVQTLISKEFIQAITPFDLQQFITGKEQH, from the coding sequence ATGAACACTTTAACAATTGAATTACCGAAAGAAACGGCTGAAAAACTTGATTTATTAAAACAAGCTTATGAAAAGAAAACAGGTGCTTCTATTTCTGAGAGCACTCTTGTTCAAACACTTATCTCAAAAGAATTTATCCAAGCGATAACTCCTTTTGATTTACAACAATTCATCACTGGAAAAGAACAGCATTAA
- a CDS encoding tyrosine-type recombinase/integrase, producing the protein MKQAGQPIQNEKQLETIKNILLQSSKRDGLLFVLAVNSGLKVSEILQLKVSDVIDENENVRHSILFYNEKVKKHKWFAVNEDLQHAIEDYMKERKTWKRNEPLLKSQKGTKSITRQHAWYILNKAAKEVGLEGISSHTLRKTWGYYAYKSGVDIAFLQHFFDHSTPSKTLKYVGIA; encoded by the coding sequence ATGAAACAAGCAGGACAACCTATTCAAAATGAAAAACAATTAGAAACTATCAAAAATATACTTTTACAATCTTCGAAACGTGATGGCTTATTATTCGTATTAGCTGTAAATTCTGGCTTAAAAGTAAGTGAAATCTTACAATTAAAAGTTAGTGATGTAATCGATGAAAATGAAAATGTTCGCCATTCCATTTTATTTTACAATGAAAAAGTAAAAAAACATAAATGGTTCGCTGTAAATGAAGACTTACAGCACGCAATCGAAGACTACATGAAAGAACGTAAAACTTGGAAACGTAATGAACCATTATTAAAGTCTCAAAAAGGAACAAAATCTATTACGAGACAACATGCGTGGTACATTTTAAACAAAGCTGCAAAAGAAGTTGGATTAGAAGGGATTAGCTCACATACACTTCGAAAAACTTGGGGATATTATGCATACAAATCAGGTGTTGATATCGCATTTTTACAACACTTCTTTGATCATAGTACTCCATCAAAAACTTTAAAGTATGTCGGTATTGCTTAA
- a CDS encoding sensor histidine kinase, which translates to MKNRSIVFKLFLLTSTLFTIIFLLFFLGQSLFLEKFYINKKVKTVQTAFEKFVANYEKSEKNPEEVRKLKQEFHDKTNADMQFLNTNGIIKSDNNYYIEVFNPKNHETYSIPLNNLLTPEEYKKFENLGLKKDDVINVVGLLQNNTITPIKLTTNYNRWQNEYTNSDFSSISGNPSKNRLTNRYKTVTQIEFTGTISKLQLPSKAEVRLANDIETLQAVQYFAELIRNGTANSQQLNTYIIDSGENIKNSIFVKPIIKNGEITEYAFAIASLQPVNEAMLVLKDYYVYALIIVFLVIILLSFYYSKIIVKPLIKINRVTKKMANFDFSEKLPVTADDEIGGLSGSINTLSVNLKDRIDRLNVANTKLQQDIERERQLEKTRKEFISGVSHELKTPLSVIRSFAEGIKDGVSKDTTYYTDVILEETENMNRLIVEMLELAKLESGTYKLDMTTFSIGELIQQVYTKLLFSMEEKHLQVNIDVNSSIFVKANRSRIEQVVVNLLSNAIRYTPEGEKIQVSVITMEDTVKIEIENTGNPIPEESLEKIWDRFYRLDASRSRHTGGTGLGLSIVKNILDLHHAEYGVYNTTNSVVFYFNLQKVKEVK; encoded by the coding sequence GTGAAAAACAGAAGTATCGTCTTTAAACTATTTCTATTAACATCAACATTATTTACAATCATATTCCTCCTTTTTTTCCTAGGGCAATCTCTATTTTTAGAAAAATTTTATATCAATAAAAAAGTAAAAACCGTTCAAACTGCTTTTGAAAAATTCGTAGCTAATTATGAAAAAAGCGAAAAAAATCCTGAGGAAGTTAGAAAATTAAAACAAGAATTCCATGATAAAACAAATGCTGACATGCAATTTTTAAATACGAATGGCATTATTAAAAGCGACAACAATTACTACATTGAAGTATTTAATCCTAAAAATCATGAAACATATTCCATTCCGCTTAATAATCTTTTAACACCCGAAGAATATAAGAAATTCGAAAACTTAGGATTGAAAAAAGACGATGTGATAAACGTCGTCGGTTTGCTACAAAACAACACAATAACACCAATAAAATTGACAACAAATTATAATCGTTGGCAAAACGAATATACCAATTCAGATTTTTCATCTATTAGTGGTAACCCTTCTAAAAATAGACTTACAAACCGATACAAAACTGTTACTCAAATTGAGTTTACTGGTACTATATCTAAGCTACAGCTTCCATCGAAAGCCGAGGTTCGTCTTGCAAATGATATTGAAACATTACAAGCCGTTCAATATTTTGCAGAGCTTATTAGAAATGGCACTGCTAACTCGCAGCAATTAAACACTTATATAATAGATAGCGGGGAGAATATAAAGAATAGTATCTTTGTAAAACCTATTATAAAAAATGGAGAGATTACAGAATATGCTTTTGCGATAGCATCCTTACAACCTGTTAATGAAGCGATGCTCGTTTTGAAAGATTATTATGTTTATGCCTTAATCATCGTATTTCTCGTAATTATTTTGTTATCCTTCTACTACTCAAAAATCATTGTGAAACCATTAATTAAAATTAATCGCGTTACAAAGAAAATGGCCAATTTTGATTTTAGCGAGAAATTACCTGTAACAGCAGACGATGAAATTGGCGGACTTTCCGGTAGTATTAATACGTTATCTGTAAACTTAAAAGACCGAATCGATCGGTTAAATGTTGCAAACACAAAACTACAACAAGATATTGAACGTGAACGTCAATTAGAGAAAACGCGAAAAGAATTCATTTCTGGTGTATCACACGAATTAAAAACACCACTCAGTGTAATTAGAAGTTTCGCTGAAGGAATTAAAGATGGTGTTAGTAAAGATACGACGTATTACACAGATGTTATTTTAGAAGAAACAGAAAATATGAACAGACTTATTGTTGAAATGTTAGAATTAGCAAAATTAGAATCAGGTACGTACAAACTAGATATGACGACATTCTCCATCGGTGAATTAATTCAACAAGTCTATACAAAGTTATTATTTAGCATGGAAGAAAAGCATTTACAAGTGAACATAGATGTAAACTCGTCTATATTTGTGAAAGCGAATCGTAGTCGTATTGAGCAAGTGGTTGTGAACTTACTTAGCAATGCGATTCGCTATACGCCAGAAGGAGAAAAAATACAAGTCTCCGTTATAACAATGGAAGATACAGTAAAAATCGAAATCGAAAACACAGGAAATCCTATCCCAGAAGAAAGTCTTGAAAAAATTTGGGATCGCTTCTACCGTTTAGATGCATCTCGTAGCCGTCATACTGGTGGTACTGGTCTCGGTTTATCTATTGTTAAAAATATTTTAGACCTCCACCATGCCGAGTATGGTGTATATAATACGACTAATAGTGTTGTATTCTACTTTAATTTACAAAAAGTAAAAGAAGTCAAATAA
- the deoD gene encoding purine-nucleoside phosphorylase, which translates to MSVHIEAKQGEIAESILLPGDPLRAKYIAETFLEDVTCYNNVRGMLGFTGTYKGKRVSVQGTGMGVPSISIYVNELIQSYGVKNLIRVGTCGAIQKDVKVRDVIIAMTACTDSNMNRLTFPGFDFAPAANFDLLKKAYDAGTEKGLHVRVGNVLTADVFYRESMDMVKKLGDYGVLAVEMETTALYTLAAKYGVNALSVLTVSDHIFTGEETTSEERQTTFNEMIEIALDAAIQQ; encoded by the coding sequence ATGAGTGTACATATTGAAGCAAAACAAGGCGAAATTGCTGAATCTATTCTATTACCTGGTGATCCATTACGTGCAAAATATATTGCTGAAACATTTTTAGAGGACGTTACTTGCTATAATAACGTTCGTGGAATGTTAGGATTCACTGGAACTTATAAAGGAAAACGTGTATCTGTTCAAGGTACAGGTATGGGTGTTCCTTCTATTTCTATTTATGTTAACGAGTTAATCCAAAGCTACGGAGTTAAAAATTTAATTCGCGTTGGAACTTGCGGTGCTATTCAAAAAGATGTAAAAGTACGTGACGTTATTATTGCAATGACAGCTTGTACGGATTCTAATATGAATCGTTTAACATTCCCAGGTTTTGATTTTGCACCAGCTGCAAACTTCGATCTTTTAAAGAAAGCTTACGATGCTGGAACTGAAAAAGGCTTACACGTTCGTGTTGGTAATGTTTTAACAGCAGATGTATTTTACCGTGAAAGCATGGACATGGTTAAAAAACTTGGAGATTACGGTGTACTAGCAGTAGAAATGGAAACAACTGCTCTTTACACATTAGCAGCGAAATACGGTGTAAATGCGTTATCTGTATTAACAGTAAGCGATCACATTTTCACTGGTGAAGAAACAACATCTGAAGAGCGTCAAACTACATTTAACGAAATGATTGAAATCGCTTTAGATGCAGCAATTCAACAATAA
- a CDS encoding RNA-guided endonuclease TnpB family protein — protein MAKKKAVKVLRKQKKRETLRRFTQKQNIGRACLTAQEFRLLQRMSHSSKALRNVGLYTMKQSYLNYNKMATVKEVDTAMQADMNYWGIQSNSVQAIRRALFTEVKSFFKALEQWKKNPEKFTGRPKFPNYSHSTDKRIIEIYQVPKVDENGFWMIPMSVAFRKKFGSIKIRMPKNLRNKNISYIEIVPKQKGRFFEVHYTYEMHVSQMKKQPMTTSNALGCDLGVDRLVSCVTNTGDAFLIDGKKLKSINQYFNKTIRNLQQKNVENGLSKRIVTNKIAALWHKRERQIHGYIAQTVGLLFKKVKEFDIDTIVVGYNAGWKQNSHMGKKNNQKFVQIPFHKLIAAIENKCIKEGIRFFKQEESYTSKASFLDKDPVPVWSKDDRTQYRFSGKRITRGLYQSKAGTCIHADINGALNTLQKSQVVELDGNLKVKTPILLEVQKRKAVASRIA, from the coding sequence ATGGCTAAAAAGAAAGCAGTGAAAGTATTACGGAAACAAAAGAAAAGAGAAACGCTGCGACGTTTCACGCAGAAGCAAAATATCGGACGAGCTTGCCTGACTGCACAAGAATTTCGTTTACTTCAGCGCATGTCACATAGTTCAAAGGCATTGCGAAATGTTGGGTTGTACACGATGAAACAAAGTTATTTGAACTACAATAAAATGGCTACTGTAAAAGAAGTGGACACTGCCATGCAAGCCGATATGAACTACTGGGGTATTCAATCAAACTCTGTTCAAGCGATTCGTAGAGCCTTGTTTACAGAAGTGAAGAGCTTTTTTAAAGCATTGGAACAGTGGAAGAAAAATCCTGAGAAGTTCACAGGTCGTCCGAAGTTTCCAAATTATTCTCATTCCACCGACAAACGAATTATTGAAATCTATCAAGTTCCAAAAGTGGATGAGAACGGGTTTTGGATGATTCCGATGAGTGTTGCATTCAGAAAAAAATTCGGTTCCATTAAAATACGTATGCCTAAAAACTTAAGAAATAAAAACATCTCCTACATTGAGATTGTACCGAAGCAAAAAGGTCGGTTCTTTGAGGTGCATTACACATATGAAATGCACGTTTCTCAAATGAAGAAACAACCCATGACTACGAGTAACGCTTTAGGTTGCGATTTAGGTGTAGACAGATTAGTAAGTTGCGTGACCAATACAGGTGATGCCTTCTTAATTGATGGAAAAAAACTAAAATCCATTAACCAGTACTTCAACAAAACGATACGTAATCTACAACAAAAAAATGTGGAAAATGGACTTTCAAAACGAATTGTAACGAACAAAATCGCTGCACTTTGGCATAAACGAGAACGACAAATACATGGTTACATTGCACAAACGGTAGGTTTGTTGTTCAAAAAAGTGAAAGAATTCGATATAGATACGATTGTTGTAGGGTATAACGCTGGTTGGAAACAAAACTCTCATATGGGGAAAAAGAATAATCAAAAGTTTGTTCAAATCCCGTTCCATAAACTGATTGCAGCAATTGAGAATAAATGTATAAAAGAAGGTATCCGATTTTTCAAACAAGAAGAAAGCTATACTTCAAAAGCCAGTTTCCTAGACAAAGATCCGGTTCCAGTTTGGTCTAAGGATGATAGGACGCAGTATCGCTTTAGCGGCAAACGAATTACTCGTGGTCTGTATCAAAGTAAAGCAGGAACATGTATTCATGCGGATATTAATGGTGCGCTGAATACATTGCAAAAATCACAAGTTGTAGAATTGGATGGCAATCTCAAAGTAAAAACGCCGATTCTATTAGAAGTGCAAAAACGGAAGGCTGTTGCTTCGCGCATAGCTTAG
- the mprF gene encoding bifunctional lysylphosphatidylglycerol flippase/synthetase MprF: MSFSWKRFLQIGKIIFPFVVLTIVFFQAKKELAGISFLEAINTIKNIPTGGVFLAITLGAFAVSTMFFYDYVMLRYLKADIPVQKIFRISWIANTLNGFIGFGGLVGAGVRTMLYRPYIKENGKLIKSIAWMTTAFINGLAILSFLGLIGILDTSFILHEKPWLWPVLIFFALFVPIYIGFSKLKNRKTKQAEGQDEGEEEKNPTVLYSLVSLVEWVSAGIVMYVILILFGIDIEFQKFLGVYVIAALAGVVSLVPGGLGSFDLVFLTGLGQYGIDTGVLLPAMLLYRLVYYILPFCLGLIFAAFEMTGVAIKKFEDKPFIAPALETTGVIWTLQRDFLGKLGSWASAALTVFAGLMVILSTILPTSINRAHALHILAPKHLIQFSFSLSLTFGILLLILSRGIYYGTKRSYYMTIISLIGAAVFNTLKGIDIEETFILLIVLAVLYMLRKRFVREKMEVSLSDIVKVFIFLLITLYLYKNLGILFAGAKEAFKPDFVVRNITQVKRSALAAAFFVPTFLLIGSLIANRYRNEFPGQPANDKRLQNFLDEHGGNVLSHLGFLGDKQFFFSSDGKALLLFSITGKRLVVLGDPIGDPSSYRTVLQEFLAEADRFGYICVFYQIESKWMSLYHDFGYNFFKLGEEAVVDLNTFTITGKKRAGMRATFNRFEREGYTFSIHQPPFSNELFEELRKVSDAWLGGKKEKSFSLGYFDHEYISRAPIATLSDADGKIIAFTTFMPVYQDGSLSVDLMRYYPDAPSGIMDAIFIHLFQWAKENEYHSFNIGMAPLSNVGLSTQSFWSERVAAAIFNNVRYTYSFSGLRHFKEKYKPAWSGKYLAFRKNHSLPITMLSVTKLIGKRKNS, translated from the coding sequence ATGTCGTTTTCATGGAAACGTTTCTTACAAATCGGGAAAATTATCTTCCCATTTGTTGTATTAACAATTGTATTCTTTCAAGCAAAAAAAGAATTAGCAGGCATTTCTTTTTTAGAAGCAATCAATACAATTAAAAACATTCCAACCGGAGGAGTCTTTTTAGCAATTACACTTGGTGCATTTGCCGTATCCACAATGTTCTTTTATGACTATGTTATGCTTCGTTATTTAAAAGCTGATATACCAGTCCAAAAGATTTTTCGTATCTCATGGATTGCTAATACCTTAAATGGATTTATTGGATTTGGTGGTCTCGTTGGAGCAGGTGTACGCACAATGCTGTATCGTCCATACATAAAAGAAAATGGCAAACTTATTAAAAGTATCGCTTGGATGACAACCGCTTTTATTAACGGACTAGCTATTCTTTCGTTCCTCGGTCTTATCGGAATATTAGACACAAGTTTTATTTTGCATGAAAAACCGTGGCTATGGCCTGTTCTTATCTTCTTCGCTCTTTTCGTCCCTATATACATTGGCTTCTCTAAACTAAAAAATAGAAAAACGAAGCAAGCGGAAGGACAAGATGAAGGAGAAGAAGAGAAAAATCCAACTGTTTTATACTCATTAGTTTCATTAGTTGAGTGGGTATCTGCTGGTATTGTTATGTACGTCATATTAATATTATTTGGGATCGATATCGAATTTCAAAAGTTTTTAGGTGTGTATGTAATTGCTGCTTTAGCTGGCGTTGTTAGTCTTGTTCCTGGTGGACTGGGTTCATTTGATCTTGTCTTTTTAACTGGACTTGGACAATACGGCATTGATACAGGCGTATTACTACCTGCTATGTTATTATATCGCCTTGTCTATTACATTTTACCGTTCTGCCTTGGTCTTATTTTTGCAGCTTTTGAAATGACAGGTGTGGCCATTAAAAAGTTTGAAGATAAGCCTTTTATTGCGCCTGCATTAGAAACAACTGGTGTTATATGGACTTTGCAGCGTGATTTTCTAGGAAAACTAGGTTCATGGGCCTCTGCTGCTTTAACAGTATTTGCTGGACTAATGGTTATTTTATCGACCATTCTACCAACAAGTATAAACAGAGCACACGCCTTACATATTCTAGCTCCAAAACATCTTATTCAATTTTCTTTTAGCTTATCACTAACATTTGGTATTCTCCTCCTGATCCTTTCACGAGGCATATATTATGGAACAAAGCGTTCTTACTATATGACGATTATTTCTTTAATCGGAGCAGCCGTCTTTAATACGCTAAAAGGGATTGATATTGAAGAAACGTTTATTTTATTAATCGTACTCGCTGTATTATATATGCTTCGTAAAAGATTTGTACGCGAGAAAATGGAAGTCTCACTTTCTGATATCGTAAAAGTTTTTATATTCTTACTTATAACTTTATATTTATATAAAAACTTAGGTATTTTATTTGCAGGTGCAAAAGAAGCTTTTAAACCTGATTTTGTCGTTCGTAATATTACGCAAGTGAAACGAAGTGCATTAGCTGCTGCCTTTTTCGTTCCTACATTTTTACTGATTGGCTCACTCATTGCTAATCGTTATCGAAATGAATTTCCCGGGCAACCAGCTAATGATAAAAGATTGCAAAACTTTTTAGATGAACATGGCGGAAATGTACTTAGTCATTTAGGATTTTTAGGTGATAAACAATTCTTCTTCAGTAGCGATGGGAAAGCGCTCCTTCTCTTCTCTATAACTGGAAAACGTCTTGTTGTGCTAGGTGATCCAATTGGAGATCCTTCCTCCTACCGTACTGTGTTACAGGAGTTTTTAGCTGAGGCTGATCGATTTGGATACATTTGTGTATTCTACCAAATCGAAAGTAAATGGATGAGTTTATATCATGATTTCGGTTACAACTTCTTTAAGCTTGGTGAAGAAGCTGTCGTTGATTTGAACACATTTACAATAACAGGAAAAAAACGCGCCGGTATGCGAGCAACTTTCAACCGTTTTGAACGAGAGGGCTATACATTCTCTATTCACCAGCCACCGTTCTCAAACGAATTATTTGAAGAATTACGAAAAGTTTCAGATGCGTGGCTCGGTGGAAAAAAAGAGAAAAGTTTCTCACTCGGATACTTTGATCATGAATATATTAGCCGAGCACCTATCGCTACATTATCTGATGCAGATGGAAAAATCATCGCATTTACAACTTTTATGCCAGTATATCAAGACGGATCATTGTCTGTTGATTTAATGCGGTATTATCCAGATGCACCTAGCGGCATTATGGATGCCATTTTCATCCACCTATTCCAGTGGGCAAAAGAAAATGAATACCACTCCTTTAATATTGGCATGGCGCCACTTTCAAATGTAGGTTTATCGACACAATCTTTCTGGTCTGAACGAGTTGCCGCTGCCATCTTTAATAATGTTCGTTATACATATAGTTTCAGCGGGTTACGACATTTTAAAGAAAAATATAAACCAGCATGGAGCGGTAAATATTTAGCATTTAGAAAGAATCATTCTTTACCAATTACAATGCTCTCTGTAACAAAATTAATAGGAAAAAGAAAAAACAGCTAA
- a CDS encoding YpuI family protein, with amino-acid sequence MSNLMVENQTEQVSIFLEDAITLITNYVNYHTLPSLLEETPAGNEQYYKGLLASMRRLLVFCEEGHDACFVLLNSQPFRKTAAEKTLYKIYHQVIAEFFSPKSDYWYENSRSAYTGKNCIVFQQTPPASVEEVMKSLEGKFQLMREELEYYETDYQTKMLHKY; translated from the coding sequence ATGTCTAATTTGATGGTTGAGAATCAAACAGAACAAGTTTCTATATTTTTAGAAGATGCTATTACTTTGATAACCAATTATGTGAATTATCATACGTTACCTTCTTTACTAGAAGAAACTCCAGCAGGAAACGAGCAATATTATAAAGGACTATTAGCATCAATGAGACGTCTTCTTGTTTTTTGTGAAGAAGGGCATGATGCATGTTTTGTTTTGTTAAATAGCCAGCCATTTCGAAAGACAGCAGCTGAAAAAACCTTATATAAGATTTACCATCAAGTAATTGCAGAATTTTTCTCACCAAAAAGTGATTATTGGTATGAAAATAGTCGATCTGCTTATACAGGGAAAAACTGCATTGTGTTTCAACAAACACCACCTGCATCTGTAGAGGAAGTAATGAAGAGCTTAGAGGGTAAATTCCAATTGATGCGTGAAGAATTAGAATATTATGAGACGGATTATCAAACAAAGATGTTACACAAATATTAA